AGAGATCTTCGATGTAACGGGAGCAGGCGACACAGTTATTAGTGTTCTCACACTTTCATTCCTGTCGTCAAAGTCATGGCAGGATTCGGTGAGAATCGCAAATGCAGCCGCAGGCATGGCGGTTGGAAGGGTTGGGACAGTCAGCGTCACGCAAAGAGATCTACTCGACGCCTTTGGCAATAATAGAAATCTAAAACCCCAAAAAATAGTTTCGAGAAAATCTCTCTTTGAATTGCTGTCACACCTAAGAAAAGAAAAAAAGAAAATTACGTTCACTAATGGTTGCTTCGACCTTTTTCACAAAGGACATTTACACCTACTGAATGAAGCTAAAAATTTTGGAGACGTGCTAATAGTTGGAGTCAATGACGATGATTCTGTTAAGAGGATTAAAGGAGAGGAAAGACCCTATACACCCGCGTTAGATAGAGCGGAGATGATTGCAGAGTTGGAATGTGTAAACTTTGTTGTTGTTTTCCCTGAAGATTCTCCGCTTGAATTAATTAAAATGATAAAACCTGACATACTGATCAAAGGTAGCGATTACAAACATGAAAAGGTCATTGGAAGTGAATTCGTTGAAAGTTATGGGGGGAAGGTCAAGTTTATAGAACAACTCAAAGGCATTTCGACTTCCACGCTGTTAAGCAAGATAAGACATTCAAATTAGCGCCCTGATACATCTGGATATTGATAAAAGAGTGAATGCATCAAAATATTCTATGACGATAACGATTAATGTTCAGTATCTCACTTATACGCTTTCATGCTCCAATTTCTTAGACCTTTTCCCAGTGGCAGGGCTTTTTTTGGTTCCCTCTAGCTTCTCTATCCTTTTTTCCAAAGCGTTAATCTTTGAATTAATCAAGGTTAAATCTTTCTTAGTAGTAATATTGAGACCCCGTGTCGCTTTCTCTAGATTCTTGTCAAACGTGCCTTTTAATGTCTTAAATTGATTGTCAACAGTTTTTTCGAATCTTTCCATCCACTTGGGATTGCCAAATAATTCCTTAAACCCCCTTACCATATCATTAGTTGTTTTTTTTGCCATACCTTTCCCTCCCTAACTGTCGATCTTATATTAATTACATATTGTGTTAACATATTTACTAGCACTCATACCATAATCACTAAAATTAGAAATCTTAACGACCCTCTTAAATGATTCACACGCCTCAACAGTTTTTCCAAGTTTTAAATAGCAAACCCCTAAATTAAATAAGGCCTCATCATACAGCTCATATCCAAATGTTGCCCTTTTAAATTCCTCCACCGCCCGCTGATAATCCCCAGTCGACATATAAAGTTTTCCGAGCTCATTGTGAGTGTAAACCAAAGCCGGATTTATTTCAAGGGACCTATCATAGTATTCCTTGGCCTTTTGTACGTCGCCCTTTTTATAATACGCTACACCTAAACTCGTAAGCGCCTTATCCCTAGATCTATAAAGGATATCCGCCGATGCTTTCTCACACTGTTCGATAGCGCTATCCGGCTTATCAAGCTTTAAATATAGACCACACAAGTTATATCTGGCCTCTGAATAGTCTGATTTAATCTCTAACGCCCTTTTATACGATGCCTCGGCACTATCAAAATCCCTTAAACCAAAGAATATAAG
This genomic interval from Thermodesulfobacteriota bacterium contains the following:
- a CDS encoding tetratricopeptide repeat protein; its protein translation is MKTNILFLSIILLLISCGGKKTQETKNDQRISEHKSLAIASIYRRNFQQALEDIEVIESLDSNDPELYLIKGLIFFGLRDFDSAEASYKRALEIKSDYSEARYNLCGLYLKLDKPDSAIEQCEKASADILYRSRDKALTSLGVAYYKKGDVQKAKEYYDRSLEINPALVYTHNELGKLYMSTGDYQRAVEEFKRATFGYELYDEALFNLGVCYLKLGKTVEACESFKRVVKISNFSDYGMSASKYVNTICN